One window of Flavobacterium dauae genomic DNA carries:
- a CDS encoding ChaN family lipoprotein, with the protein MKFLLSLLLLTTSVVSAQAQPYKIFNSEGKEVSFKKMSKSLQKADVVLFGELHNNAIAHYLQVKVAKEMVENSSKKLIVGAEMFERDQAEILQNYVKGNLDEKEFEKEMRLWPNYKTDYKPLLNFAKENNINYVATNVPRRYASLVYKKGVEALDTLSAEEKSWIAPLPFPYDKNLPGYVKMMDMFKDSNHSNENFPKSQAIKDATMAHFLVTAWQSNSIFLHLNGSYHSDNFEGIGWYINQYNKNLQVKTISVVEQKSVESLDKEYLNKSNFIIVVDADMPKSYE; encoded by the coding sequence ATGAAATTTCTATTAAGTTTATTGTTATTAACAACATCGGTTGTTTCGGCTCAAGCTCAACCTTATAAAATATTCAATTCTGAAGGGAAAGAAGTATCGTTTAAAAAAATGAGCAAAAGTCTTCAAAAAGCAGATGTTGTTTTATTTGGCGAATTGCACAACAACGCCATTGCGCATTATCTTCAGGTAAAAGTTGCGAAGGAGATGGTTGAAAATTCGTCTAAAAAACTGATTGTCGGAGCAGAAATGTTTGAACGTGATCAGGCAGAAATTCTTCAAAACTATGTAAAAGGAAATCTTGACGAAAAAGAGTTTGAAAAAGAAATGCGTTTGTGGCCAAATTATAAAACGGATTATAAGCCGTTGTTAAATTTTGCCAAAGAAAACAATATTAATTATGTAGCAACGAATGTGCCGCGACGTTATGCAAGTTTAGTTTATAAAAAGGGAGTAGAAGCTTTGGATACCTTATCGGCAGAAGAAAAATCGTGGATTGCACCTTTACCTTTTCCGTATGATAAGAATTTGCCGGGCTACGTAAAAATGATGGATATGTTTAAAGACAGCAACCACTCCAATGAAAATTTCCCGAAATCGCAGGCTATAAAAGATGCTACAATGGCTCATTTTTTAGTTACAGCATGGCAGTCAAACAGTATCTTTTTACATTTAAACGGATCGTACCACAGCGATAATTTTGAAGGAATTGGCTGGTATATCAATCAATACAATAAAAATCTACAAGTAAAAACAATTAGCGTTGTGGAGCAAAAAAGCGTAGAAAGTCTTGATAAAGAGTATCTTAATAAATCCAATTTTATCATTGTTGTTGATGCCGATATGCCTAAAAGTTACGAGTAA
- a CDS encoding succinate dehydrogenase cytochrome b subunit — protein MAKSALLKSSLGKKYWMALTGLFLCLFLVGHLAGNLQLIFGTDLQFNQYAYFMTSNPAIKILSYLTYFSILFHAVDGIMLTIQNKKARPVGYVKNNAAANSTWQSRNMAILGTLLLVFIATHMVNFWAKMHFSEMPLQQQTVSQPVPMTGQTIDVVVYNTTTGSFIAKQQVEGGEFEVRNNKEFYIKGSDVKFAEGYKDLYKITVDFFKDPQYGLIFTIFYVFSMCVLAFHLLHGFASAFQSLGANNPKYNGLIKGLGKLFAIIVPLLFAIIPIYIHFIK, from the coding sequence ATGGCAAAATCTGCACTATTAAAGTCGTCACTTGGTAAAAAATACTGGATGGCACTTACGGGGTTATTTTTATGCTTGTTTTTAGTAGGTCACTTAGCGGGTAACTTGCAGTTGATTTTTGGAACTGATCTTCAGTTCAATCAATATGCGTACTTTATGACCTCTAATCCGGCAATTAAAATTTTATCGTACTTAACGTATTTTTCAATCTTATTTCACGCGGTAGATGGTATCATGTTAACCATCCAAAATAAAAAAGCGCGACCGGTAGGATACGTAAAAAACAATGCAGCGGCAAACAGTACTTGGCAATCAAGAAATATGGCGATTTTAGGAACGCTGTTGTTGGTTTTCATTGCAACGCATATGGTGAATTTCTGGGCTAAAATGCACTTTTCAGAAATGCCTTTGCAACAACAAACGGTTTCTCAGCCGGTTCCAATGACAGGGCAAACTATTGATGTAGTTGTTTACAATACTACAACGGGAAGCTTTATTGCAAAACAACAAGTAGAAGGCGGAGAATTTGAAGTAAGAAACAATAAAGAATTCTACATTAAAGGTTCTGATGTTAAATTTGCCGAAGGTTATAAAGATTTGTACAAAATCACGGTAGATTTCTTTAAAGACCCTCAGTACGGATTAATTTTTACAATTTTCTATGTGTTCTCAATGTGTGTATTGGCATTCCATTTATTACACGGTTTTGCAAGTGCGTTTCAATCATTAGGGGCTAATAATCCTAAATACAACGGATTAATTAAAGGATTAGGTAAATTATTTGCAATCATTGTGCCTTTATTGTTTGCAATTATCCCGATTTACATTCACTTCATTAAATAA